The following are encoded together in the Astyanax mexicanus isolate ESR-SI-001 chromosome 8, AstMex3_surface, whole genome shotgun sequence genome:
- the LOC125780473 gene encoding uncharacterized protein LOC125780473 isoform X4 — MAHITHFRCGETGDPDLKREGNLYKCQCCSFRTDREHSMKYHVKNHLTLAVQHAGYLICKCSLMCRENSHFHCLYCHKTIIKKIQFITHLQLCSKTSPCPVDDTTRGPSSAPTACTCTESTAPTSSSPTPPPPVIPLPLVPDSLPPTSPQPTDALPPQKPPRLCGQRQHTVMCIHCGIEINKRNLRVHLLRKHTDNKKDITAQHHLSCECVDATNGIFAVAKSFTGPNTPIHVIKKNWGMNQQTRCEMDLCRINSEFAQRSNLHPFECQHVKSLTYCPPAKIYSPTLEEDTLTEMVHDKWFGNDKKNLCLQRQREANNGRAPLSCQVTVGGPPSKRFISVFEPNISYYSRLGRVLVSFDTKRIEWHCPCAKSRQSCIHKCIAKWHLFQTEQMLFRRVRIVEDDIQEVFTEGTEDVEEQQLDEGPRYPPEDAQLSRMVHYIFKNKKLPAVLPADVANARNVFPKHLVPLETICTECTENTLLSEPQLITSKATILTMTDVIEGISTYCKCCYRCGMIYRYQEWSDGVHNYDDHILLSLHLCIFLRNSLQTHQAIGSAVEALEKTCGKRFPSHQRVLYAYLHFEALTDHSYTFACVTCGYHPVTVVMDLHKKGVFSMPVSNIEVPPQDFDGKVNAEEFWEGVSLEMISRGLVPSNRQNPFVVCPSYHYWAPWIGRHTRSTSMVLNTEYSKVHTARTPDEASDFNITEDRLTDEILKLKMEAVRSLCKQCGIDSKGSRMDLVMRLRQEMQTRGTYDKIFSKVWGASGGWAVVTCPCAIVYAVKFNLRAESPRDFSDILLSMTHFPNLTLYDFARGLATHTNLREPESMPFSPYEGRLLEPTDNNVRLASAGQIKVSLPWLTSKKVVPDENGHPLTGSSEPYALYDRFHEANTKDKKDALRKIELIPEVCGWVNSQCAEQLFAGMRKNNHFLNMMTPTSHIFLVRNILHHYNNARNTKTLEEMKKALHVGMEIEFNSRGQTVMAAASAPGVSTASAAAPGVSRAAAAAPGVSTAAAAAAAAPGVSRASATPGVSRAAAAAPGVSRASATPGVSRAAAAAPGVSRASAAPGVSTAAAAAAPGVSRASATPGVSRAAAAAPGVSRASAAPGVSRASAAAPGMSAAAAAAAAPGVSRASATPGVSRAAATAPGVSRASAAPGVSRASAAAPGMSTAAAAAAAPGVSAAAAAAAAAAPGVSRASATPGVSRAAAAAPGVSRASANPGVSTTSAGAPGVSAEAISAPGLSVAEAAPVVSIVPQIAPKSVANCWRLTHLDHICASRNIWDFKLHKGLETLVNSALDSTQSAHEAIGSVGGTALKRSDFMSLGLDQEVEATIANCCFSICKIAAQQGKDVHAVDAYVVALNADPLLSLPSDAASKDCILFPVWKPGHWLLCVLKPKVKRIHILDSSGPSAHGDIECLSIISMLATRLVPGSWIIARNEDVPVQFGSSDCGVFMLMYALYVAHEWTFDFTQHDMPSIRRWWVNLLINNMTHGRKRRYDDITGQCMEQEYQGPEQENSEYLMSKDEETVAARTTGHHYRDSRLYRDSLEAQRWCNEHRNKFCGDVAPPPILNMSEEEMEEAFQKLDTLSIHTDEDERSDVLRNFGFSFTDLKDMAFFLDNVREKMGKRVSCELI, encoded by the exons ATGGCG cACATCACACACTTCAGATGTGGAGAGACAGGGGATCCTGATCTAAAAAGAGAAGGAAACCTGTACAAGTGCCAGTGTTGTTCTTTCAGAACAGACAGAGAACACAGCATGAAATATCATGTGAAGAACCATTTGACCCTGGCAGTGCAGCATGCAG GATACCTTATCTGTAAATGCAGTCTGATGTGCAGAGAAAATTCACATTTCCATTGCTTGTACTGccacaaaacaataataaagaaGATTCAGTTCATCACCCATTTACAATTGTGCAGTAAAACATCCCCTTGTCCTGTTGATGACACCACAAGAGGACCTTCTTCCGCTCCCACTGCTTGTACTTGCACAGAATCTACTGCTCCTACATCTTCTTCTCCAACTCCTCCTCCACCTGTTATTCCTCTACCACTGGTTCCTGATTCTCTTCCTCCAACTTCTCCTCAGCCTACTGATGCTTtaccaccacagaaaccacccagACTCTGTGGACAGAGGCAGCACACTGTCATGTGTATTCATTGTGGAATAGAGATAAACAAACGTAACTTAAGGGTACATCTACTGAGGAAACATACTGACAATAAGAAGGATATAACCGCACAGCATCATCTTAGTTGTGAGTGTGTTGATGCTACGAATGGCATTTTTGCCGTAGCAAAGTCATTTACAGGCCCCAATACACCTATTCACGTCATTAAAAAGAATTGGGGTATGAATCAGCAAACAAGATGTGAAATGGATCTGTGTAGGATCAACTCAGAATTTGCACAAAGAAGTAACTTACATCCATTTGAGTGTCAGCATGTTAAGTCCCTCACCTATTGCCCACCTGCTAAAATTTATTCTCCTACTCTTGAAGAGGATACTTTGACGGAAATGGTTCATGATAAGTGGTTTGGGAATGATAAAAAGAATCTATGTCTGCAACGGCAAAGAGAGGCAAATAATGGACGAGCCCCTCTGTCATGCCAGGTTACAGTAGGTGGGCCTCCATCAAAAagatttatttctgtgtttgagCCGAACATTTCTTATTATAGCAGGTTAGGTAGAGTGCTTGTTTCCTTTGACACAAAGAGGATTGAATGGCACTGCCCATGTGCAAAGTCTAGGCAGTCTTGCATTCACAAATGCATTGCAAAGTGGCATCTGTTTCAGACGGAACAGATGCTTTTCAGACGTGTTCGGATAGTGGAAGATGATATCCAGGAAGTATTTACAGAAGGTACAGAGGATGTGGAAGAACAGCAACTGGATGAAGGGCCACGGTATCCACCGGAAGATGCACAACTCTCACGAATGGTGCACTATATCTTCAAAAACAAGAAGCTTCCTGCAGTTCTCCCTGCTGATGTAGCCAATGCAAGAAATGTTTTCCCAAAGCACTTGGTTCCATTGGAGACCATTTGCACAGAATGCACAGAAAACACTCTACTTAGTGAACCTCAGCTTATCACTTCAAAAGCAACAATCTTGACTATGACAGATGTCATTGAAG GGATTTCAACATACTGCAAGTGCTGCTACAGGTGTGGTATGATCTATCGCTACCAGGAATGGTCTGATGGAGTTCACAACTATGATGACCACATACTTCTGTCCTTGCATCTCTGTATCTTCCTTCGCAACAGTCTCCAA ACTCACCAGGCTATTGGAAGTGCTGTAGAAGCATTAGAGAAGACGTGTGGTAAAAGATTTCCATCACATCAAAGAGTGTTGTATGCGTATCTCCATTTTGAGGCCCTGACAGATCACTCGTACACTTTTGCATGTGTAACGTGTGGTTACCATCCTGTAACAGTTGTCATGGACCTTCATAAAAAGGGAGTCTTTAGTATGCCTG TGAGCAACATTGAGGTACCACCTCAGGATTTTGATGGGAAAGTCAATGCTGAAGAGTTTTGGGAAGGGGTATCATTGGAAATGATCAGTCGTGGCTTGGTGCCAA gcAATAGACAAAACCCATTTGTGGTTTGTCCAAGCTACCATTACTGGGCCCCATGGATTGGTCGCCACACAAGAAGCACCAGTATGGTCTTAAACACAGAGTACAGTAAAGTCCATACAGCCCGCACTCCAGATGAAGCATCTGACTTCAACATCACAGAGGACCGTCTCACAGACGAGATTCTTAAACTTAAG ATGGAAGCTGTGCGTAGTTTATGCAAGCAGTGTGGCATAGACTCCAAGGGCTCCAGAATGGACTTAGTTATGAGGTTGCGCCAAGAAATGCAAACCCGAGGAACATATGACAAAATCTTTTCTAAGGTCTGGGGAGCATCTG GTGGATGGGCTGTGGTTACCTGTCCCTGTGCTATTGTGTACGCCGTAAAATTTAACCTAAGGGCAGAGAGCCCAAGAGATTTTTCAGACATTCTATTATCAATGACTCATTTCCCCAATCTGACATTGTATGATTTTGCCAGAGGGCTGGCAACCCATACAAATCTGAGGGAGCCAGAGTCTATGCCTTTTAGCCCCTATGAGGGCAGGCTGCTTGAACCAACAGACAACAATGTCAGACTGGCTTCAGCAGGGCAGATTAAAGTGAGTTTGCCTTGGCTGACAAGTAAAAAGGTTGTACCTGATGAAAATGGTCACCCCCTGACAGGGTCATCAGAGCCTTATGCTCTATATGACCGCTTCCATGAGGCAAACACAAAAGACAAAAAGGATGCTTTGCGCAAAATAGAACTTATTCCAGAGGTATGTGGCTGGGTCAATAGCCAGTGTGCTGAGCAGCTTTTTGCTGGCATGAGGAAGAACAATCACTTCCTTAACATGATGACTCCCACATCACATATATTTTTAGTGCGAAATATTTTGCACCACTACAACAATGCACGCAACACAAAGACTCTTGAAGAGATGAAGAAAGCATTACATGTTGGAATGGAAATAGAGTTCAATTCAAGGGGACAGACAGTAATGG CAGCAGCATCGGCACCTGGAGTGTCCACAGCATCAGCAGCGGCCCCTGGAGtgtccagagcagcagcagcggcccctggagtgtccacagcagcagcagcagcagcagcggcccctggtgtgtccagagcatcagccacccctggagtgtccagagcagcagcagcggcccctggtgtgtccagagcatcagccacccctggagtgtccagagcagcagcagcggcccctGGTGTGTCCAGAGCATCAGCGGCCCCTGGAGTGTccacagcagcagcggcagcggcccctggtgtgtccagagcatcagccacccctggagtgtccagagcagcagcagcggcccctGGTGTGTCCAGAGCATCAGCGGCCCCTGGAGTGTCCAGAGCATCAGCAGCGGCCCCTGGAAtgtccgcagcagcagcagcagcggcggcccCTGGTGTGTCCAGAGCATCAGCCACACCTGGAGTGTCCAGAGCAGCAGCAACGGCCCCTGGTGTGTCCAGAGCATCAGCGGCCCCTGGAGTGTCCAGAGCATCAGCAGCGGCCCCTGGAAtgtccacagcagcagcagcggcggcggcccctggtgtgtccgcagcagcagcagcagcagcagcggcggcccctggtgtgtccagagcatcagccacccctggagtgtccagagcagcagcagcggcccctGGTGTGTCCAGAGCATCAGCGAACCCTGGAGTGTCCACAACATCAGCAGGGGCCCCTGGTGTGTCCGCAGAAGCAATATCGGCCCCTGGTTTGTCCGTAGCAGAAGCAGCACCTGTTGTATCCATAGTACCTCAAATAGCACCAAAATCTG tggcAAACTGTTGGAGGCTGACACACTTAGACCATATATGTGCCAGCAGGAATATCTGGGACTTCAAACTTCACAAAGGACTGGAGACACTG gttaattcTGCATTGGATTCCACACAGTCCGCCCATGAAGCCATAGGTTCTGTGGGCGGGACTGCATTGAAAAGGTCAGACTTCATGTCCTTAGGATTGGACCAAGAAGTCGAGGCAACA ATAGCCAACTGTTGCTTTTCAATATGTAAAATTGCGGCACAGCAG GGAAAGGATGTCCATGCTGTTGATGCTTATGTGGTGGCTCTCAATGCGGACCCATTGTTGTCTCTACCA TCAGATGCAGCATCAAAAGATTGTATCCTTTTCCCCGTATGGAAACCAGGACACTGGCTCCTatgt GTTCTCAAGCCAAAAGTTAAGAGGATTCACATTCTCGACTCCTCTGGCCCTAGTGCTCATGGAGATATTGAGTGTTTATCCATTATCAG CATGCTTGCTACAAGGCTTGTTCCAGGATCCTGGATAATTGCTAGAAATGAG GATGTTCCAGTACAGTTTGGGAGTTCTGACTGTGGAGTATTCATGCTTATG TATGCACTATATGTTGCCCATGAATGGACCTTCGACTTCACTCAG CATGATATGCCTAGCATAAGGAGATGGTGGGTGAACCTCCTGATCAACAACATGACACATGGAAG GAAGAGGAGATATGATGATATCACTGGTCAGTGCATGGAGCAGGAGTACCAGGGCCCTGAACAGGAGAACTCTGAATATTTGATG TCAAAAGATGAGGAGACTGTAGCTGCCAGGACAACTGGGCACCACTACAGG GACAGCAGATTATACCGTGACAGCTTGGAAGCGCAGAGATGGTGCAATGAACACAGGAACAAGTTTTGCGGAGATGTTGCACCACCTCCGATTCTAAACATGTCTGAAGAGGAGATGGAAGAGGCATTTCAGAAACTGGACACCCTCAGTATACACACTGATGAGGACGAAAGATCTGATGTGCTTAGAAACTTTGGTTTTTCGTTTACTGATCTGAAAGACATggctttttttttagataatgtcagagaaaaaatgggcaaaagagtctcctgcgagttaatttaa
- the LOC125780473 gene encoding uncharacterized protein LOC125780473 isoform X5, whose translation MAHITHFRCGETGDPDLKREGNLYKCQCCSFRTDREHSMKYHVKNHLTLAVQHAGYLICKCSLMCRENSHFHCLYCHKTIIKKIQFITHLQLCSKTSPCPVDDTTRGPSSAPTACTCTESTAPTSSSPTPPPPVIPLPLVPDSLPPTSPQPTDALPPQKPPRLCGQRQHTVMCIHCGIEINKRNLRVHLLRKHTDNKKDITAQHHLSCECVDATNGIFAVAKSFTGPNTPIHVIKKNWGMNQQTRCEMDLCRINSEFAQRSNLHPFECQHVKSLTYCPPAKIYSPTLEEDTLTEMVHDKWFGNDKKNLCLQRQREANNGRAPLSCQVTVGGPPSKRFISVFEPNISYYSRLGRVLVSFDTKRIEWHCPCAKSRQSCIHKCIAKWHLFQTEQMLFRRVRIVEDDIQEVFTEGTEDVEEQQLDEGPRYPPEDAQLSRMVHYIFKNKKLPAVLPADVANARNVFPKHLVPLETICTECTENTLLSEPQLITSKATILTMTDVIEGISTYCKCCYRCGMIYRYQEWSDGVHNYDDHILLSLHLCIFLRNSLQTHQAIGSAVEALEKTCGKRFPSHQRVLYAYLHFEALTDHSYTFACVTCGYHPVTVVMDLHKKGVFSMPVSNIEVPPQDFDGKVNAEEFWEGVSLEMISRGLVPSNRQNPFVVCPSYHYWAPWIGRHTRSTSMVLNTEYSKVHTARTPDEASDFNITEDRLTDEILKLKMEAVRSLCKQCGIDSKGSRMDLVMRLRQEMQTRGTYDKIFSKVWGASGGWAVVTCPCAIVYAVKFNLRAESPRDFSDILLSMTHFPNLTLYDFARGLATHTNLREPESMPFSPYEGRLLEPTDNNVRLASAGQIKVSLPWLTSKKVVPDENGHPLTGSSEPYALYDRFHEANTKDKKDALRKIELIPEVCGWVNSQCAEQLFAGMRKNNHFLNMMTPTSHIFLVRNILHHYNNARNTKTLEEMKKALHVGMEIEFNSRGQTVMAAASAPGVSTASAAAPGVSRAAAAAPGVSTAAAAAAAAPGVSRASATPGVSRAAAAAPGVSRASATPGVSRAAAAAPGVSRASAAPGVSTAAAAAAPGVSRASATPGVSRAAAAAPGVSRASAAPGVSRASAAAPGMSAAAAAAAAPGVSRASATPGVSRAAATAPGVSRASAAPGVSRASAAAPGMSTAAAAAAAPGVSAAAAAAAAAAPGVSRASATPGVSRAAAAAPGVSRASANPGVSTTSAGAPGVSAEAISAPGLSVAEAAPVVSIVPQIAPKSVANCWRLTHLDHICASRNIWDFKLHKGLETLVNSALDSTQSAHEAIGSVGGTALKRSDFMSLGLDQEVEATIANCCFSICKIAAQQGKDVHAVDAYVVALNADPLLSLPSDAASKDCILFPVWKPGHWLLCVLKPKVKRIHILDSSGPSAHGDIECLSIISMLATRLVPGSWIIARNEDVPVQFGSSDCGVFMLMYALYVAHEWTFDFTQHDMPSIRRWWVNLLINNMTHGRKRRYDDITGQCMEQEYQGPEQENSEYLMSKDEETVAARTTGHHYRDSRLYRDSLEAQRWCNEHRNKFCGDVAPPPILNMSEEEMEEAFQKLDTLSIHTDEDERSDVLRNFGFSFTDLKDMAFFLDNVREKMGKRVSCELI comes from the exons cACATCACACACTTCAGATGTGGAGAGACAGGGGATCCTGATCTAAAAAGAGAAGGAAACCTGTACAAGTGCCAGTGTTGTTCTTTCAGAACAGACAGAGAACACAGCATGAAATATCATGTGAAGAACCATTTGACCCTGGCAGTGCAGCATGCAG GATACCTTATCTGTAAATGCAGTCTGATGTGCAGAGAAAATTCACATTTCCATTGCTTGTACTGccacaaaacaataataaagaaGATTCAGTTCATCACCCATTTACAATTGTGCAGTAAAACATCCCCTTGTCCTGTTGATGACACCACAAGAGGACCTTCTTCCGCTCCCACTGCTTGTACTTGCACAGAATCTACTGCTCCTACATCTTCTTCTCCAACTCCTCCTCCACCTGTTATTCCTCTACCACTGGTTCCTGATTCTCTTCCTCCAACTTCTCCTCAGCCTACTGATGCTTtaccaccacagaaaccacccagACTCTGTGGACAGAGGCAGCACACTGTCATGTGTATTCATTGTGGAATAGAGATAAACAAACGTAACTTAAGGGTACATCTACTGAGGAAACATACTGACAATAAGAAGGATATAACCGCACAGCATCATCTTAGTTGTGAGTGTGTTGATGCTACGAATGGCATTTTTGCCGTAGCAAAGTCATTTACAGGCCCCAATACACCTATTCACGTCATTAAAAAGAATTGGGGTATGAATCAGCAAACAAGATGTGAAATGGATCTGTGTAGGATCAACTCAGAATTTGCACAAAGAAGTAACTTACATCCATTTGAGTGTCAGCATGTTAAGTCCCTCACCTATTGCCCACCTGCTAAAATTTATTCTCCTACTCTTGAAGAGGATACTTTGACGGAAATGGTTCATGATAAGTGGTTTGGGAATGATAAAAAGAATCTATGTCTGCAACGGCAAAGAGAGGCAAATAATGGACGAGCCCCTCTGTCATGCCAGGTTACAGTAGGTGGGCCTCCATCAAAAagatttatttctgtgtttgagCCGAACATTTCTTATTATAGCAGGTTAGGTAGAGTGCTTGTTTCCTTTGACACAAAGAGGATTGAATGGCACTGCCCATGTGCAAAGTCTAGGCAGTCTTGCATTCACAAATGCATTGCAAAGTGGCATCTGTTTCAGACGGAACAGATGCTTTTCAGACGTGTTCGGATAGTGGAAGATGATATCCAGGAAGTATTTACAGAAGGTACAGAGGATGTGGAAGAACAGCAACTGGATGAAGGGCCACGGTATCCACCGGAAGATGCACAACTCTCACGAATGGTGCACTATATCTTCAAAAACAAGAAGCTTCCTGCAGTTCTCCCTGCTGATGTAGCCAATGCAAGAAATGTTTTCCCAAAGCACTTGGTTCCATTGGAGACCATTTGCACAGAATGCACAGAAAACACTCTACTTAGTGAACCTCAGCTTATCACTTCAAAAGCAACAATCTTGACTATGACAGATGTCATTGAAG GGATTTCAACATACTGCAAGTGCTGCTACAGGTGTGGTATGATCTATCGCTACCAGGAATGGTCTGATGGAGTTCACAACTATGATGACCACATACTTCTGTCCTTGCATCTCTGTATCTTCCTTCGCAACAGTCTCCAA ACTCACCAGGCTATTGGAAGTGCTGTAGAAGCATTAGAGAAGACGTGTGGTAAAAGATTTCCATCACATCAAAGAGTGTTGTATGCGTATCTCCATTTTGAGGCCCTGACAGATCACTCGTACACTTTTGCATGTGTAACGTGTGGTTACCATCCTGTAACAGTTGTCATGGACCTTCATAAAAAGGGAGTCTTTAGTATGCCTG TGAGCAACATTGAGGTACCACCTCAGGATTTTGATGGGAAAGTCAATGCTGAAGAGTTTTGGGAAGGGGTATCATTGGAAATGATCAGTCGTGGCTTGGTGCCAA gcAATAGACAAAACCCATTTGTGGTTTGTCCAAGCTACCATTACTGGGCCCCATGGATTGGTCGCCACACAAGAAGCACCAGTATGGTCTTAAACACAGAGTACAGTAAAGTCCATACAGCCCGCACTCCAGATGAAGCATCTGACTTCAACATCACAGAGGACCGTCTCACAGACGAGATTCTTAAACTTAAG ATGGAAGCTGTGCGTAGTTTATGCAAGCAGTGTGGCATAGACTCCAAGGGCTCCAGAATGGACTTAGTTATGAGGTTGCGCCAAGAAATGCAAACCCGAGGAACATATGACAAAATCTTTTCTAAGGTCTGGGGAGCATCTG GTGGATGGGCTGTGGTTACCTGTCCCTGTGCTATTGTGTACGCCGTAAAATTTAACCTAAGGGCAGAGAGCCCAAGAGATTTTTCAGACATTCTATTATCAATGACTCATTTCCCCAATCTGACATTGTATGATTTTGCCAGAGGGCTGGCAACCCATACAAATCTGAGGGAGCCAGAGTCTATGCCTTTTAGCCCCTATGAGGGCAGGCTGCTTGAACCAACAGACAACAATGTCAGACTGGCTTCAGCAGGGCAGATTAAAGTGAGTTTGCCTTGGCTGACAAGTAAAAAGGTTGTACCTGATGAAAATGGTCACCCCCTGACAGGGTCATCAGAGCCTTATGCTCTATATGACCGCTTCCATGAGGCAAACACAAAAGACAAAAAGGATGCTTTGCGCAAAATAGAACTTATTCCAGAGGTATGTGGCTGGGTCAATAGCCAGTGTGCTGAGCAGCTTTTTGCTGGCATGAGGAAGAACAATCACTTCCTTAACATGATGACTCCCACATCACATATATTTTTAGTGCGAAATATTTTGCACCACTACAACAATGCACGCAACACAAAGACTCTTGAAGAGATGAAGAAAGCATTACATGTTGGAATGGAAATAGAGTTCAATTCAAGGGGACAGACAGTAATGG CAGCAGCATCGGCACCTGGAGTGTCCACAGCATCAGCAGCGGCCCCTGGAGtgtccagagcagcagcagcggcccctggagtgtccacagcagcagcagcagcagcagcggcccctggtgtgtccagagcatcagccacccctggagtgtccagagcagcagcagcggcccctggtgtgtccagagcatcagccacccctggagtgtccagagcagcagcagcggcccctGGTGTGTCCAGAGCATCAGCGGCCCCTGGAGTGTccacagcagcagcggcagcggcccctggtgtgtccagagcatcagccacccctggagtgtccagagcagcagcagcggcccctGGTGTGTCCAGAGCATCAGCGGCCCCTGGAGTGTCCAGAGCATCAGCAGCGGCCCCTGGAAtgtccgcagcagcagcagcagcggcggcccCTGGTGTGTCCAGAGCATCAGCCACACCTGGAGTGTCCAGAGCAGCAGCAACGGCCCCTGGTGTGTCCAGAGCATCAGCGGCCCCTGGAGTGTCCAGAGCATCAGCAGCGGCCCCTGGAAtgtccacagcagcagcagcggcggcggcccctggtgtgtccgcagcagcagcagcagcagcagcggcggcccctggtgtgtccagagcatcagccacccctggagtgtccagagcagcagcagcggcccctGGTGTGTCCAGAGCATCAGCGAACCCTGGAGTGTCCACAACATCAGCAGGGGCCCCTGGTGTGTCCGCAGAAGCAATATCGGCCCCTGGTTTGTCCGTAGCAGAAGCAGCACCTGTTGTATCCATAGTACCTCAAATAGCACCAAAATCTG tggcAAACTGTTGGAGGCTGACACACTTAGACCATATATGTGCCAGCAGGAATATCTGGGACTTCAAACTTCACAAAGGACTGGAGACACTG gttaattcTGCATTGGATTCCACACAGTCCGCCCATGAAGCCATAGGTTCTGTGGGCGGGACTGCATTGAAAAGGTCAGACTTCATGTCCTTAGGATTGGACCAAGAAGTCGAGGCAACA ATAGCCAACTGTTGCTTTTCAATATGTAAAATTGCGGCACAGCAG GGAAAGGATGTCCATGCTGTTGATGCTTATGTGGTGGCTCTCAATGCGGACCCATTGTTGTCTCTACCA TCAGATGCAGCATCAAAAGATTGTATCCTTTTCCCCGTATGGAAACCAGGACACTGGCTCCTatgt GTTCTCAAGCCAAAAGTTAAGAGGATTCACATTCTCGACTCCTCTGGCCCTAGTGCTCATGGAGATATTGAGTGTTTATCCATTATCAG CATGCTTGCTACAAGGCTTGTTCCAGGATCCTGGATAATTGCTAGAAATGAG GATGTTCCAGTACAGTTTGGGAGTTCTGACTGTGGAGTATTCATGCTTATG TATGCACTATATGTTGCCCATGAATGGACCTTCGACTTCACTCAG CATGATATGCCTAGCATAAGGAGATGGTGGGTGAACCTCCTGATCAACAACATGACACATGGAAG GAAGAGGAGATATGATGATATCACTGGTCAGTGCATGGAGCAGGAGTACCAGGGCCCTGAACAGGAGAACTCTGAATATTTGATG TCAAAAGATGAGGAGACTGTAGCTGCCAGGACAACTGGGCACCACTACAGG GACAGCAGATTATACCGTGACAGCTTGGAAGCGCAGAGATGGTGCAATGAACACAGGAACAAGTTTTGCGGAGATGTTGCACCACCTCCGATTCTAAACATGTCTGAAGAGGAGATGGAAGAGGCATTTCAGAAACTGGACACCCTCAGTATACACACTGATGAGGACGAAAGATCTGATGTGCTTAGAAACTTTGGTTTTTCGTTTACTGATCTGAAAGACATggctttttttttagataatgtcagagaaaaaatgggcaaaagagtctcctgcgagttaatttaa